A genome region from Manis javanica isolate MJ-LG chromosome 3, MJ_LKY, whole genome shotgun sequence includes the following:
- the ILDR1 gene encoding immunoglobulin-like domain-containing receptor 1 isoform X3 produces MGAELPASWLLLFTWLPAGCLSLLVTVQHAERYVTLFASVVLKCDYTTSAQLQDVVVTWRFKSFCKDPIFDYYSASYQAALSLGQDPSNDCNDSQREVRIVAQRRGQNEPVLGVDYRQRKITIQNRADLVINEVMWWDHGVYYCTIEAPGDTSGDPDKEVKLIVLHWLTVLLITLGALLLLALAGVCWCQCCPRYCCCHVRCPCCPARCCCPEEALARHRYMKQAQALGPQMMEKPLYWGADRSSQVSSYPMNLLLQRDLSLRSSLPQMPVNQITTHPPVTSGILEYLEKELQNLNAAQPLPPNLRAVAGQPGSMLSSLGSEVVERRIIHLPPLIRDPPSSQRTSNSSHQQWLTPVPPGPWGLREGRRQRHSSDFHQEPQVQDPKHWALERRERDQLWSGRRHGSRPHGPPAAWSDRDSLSDGPLSSGAHWRPNHPSLRSRYAERPRWPSPHKSTQRPRRRRPRSYSPPPPSSLSSWSSEEEKERQPQSWAAHGHRSHSPNWPEEKPPSYRSLDVISSKNGRKKGSVERPSERDSSHSGRSVVI; encoded by the exons ATGGGCGCCGAGCTGCCTGCATCTTGGCTGCTGCTCTTCACCTGGCTCCCGGCAG GGTGCCTGTCCTTGCTGGTGACGGTCCAGCACGCAGAACGCTATGTCACCCTGTTTGCCTCTGTTGTCCTCAAATGTGACTACACCACCTCCGCGCAGCTCCAGGACGTGGTAGTGACGTGGCGCTTCAAGTCCTTCTGCAAGGACCCCATCTTTGACTACTACTCTGCGT CATACCAGGCAGCTTTATCCCTGGGCCAGGACCCATCCAATGACTGCAATGACAGCCAGCGGGAGGTTCGAATCGTCGCCCAGAGGCGGGGGCAGAACGAGCCTGTGCTGGGGGTGGATTACCGGCAGCGCAAGATCACCATCCAGAACC GAGCAGACCTTGTGATTAATGAAGTGATGTGGTGGGACCATGGCGTGTACTATTGTACCATTGAAGCTCCAGGGGACACGTCAGGCGACCCAGATAAGGAGGTGAAGCTCATTGTCCTGC ATTGGCTGACGGTGCTGCTCATCACCTTGGGGGCCCTCCTCCTGCTGGCGCTGGCCGGCGTGTGCTGGTGCCAGTGCTGCCCTCGCTACTGCTGTTGCCACGTGCGCTGCCCGTGCTGCCCCGCCCGCTGCTGCTGCCCCGAGGAAG ccctggcccGCCACCGATACATGAAGCAGGCTCAGGCCCTAGGCCCTCAGATGATGGAAAAACCCCTATACTGGGGGGCAGACAGGAGCTCCCAGGTTTCATCTTATCCAATGAACCTGCTGCTGCAGCGAG ATTTGTCCCTGCGATCCAGCCTCCCTCAGATGCCAGTGAACCAGATCACCACTCACCCTCCCGTCACCAGTGGTATCCTGGAGTATTTGGAGAAGGAGCTTCAGAACCTTAACGCAGCCCAGCCACTACCCCCTAACCTCAGAGCTGTAGCTGGCCAACCCGGCAGCATGCTGTCCTCTCTCGGCTCGGAGGTCGTAGAACGCAGGATCATCCACCTGCCCCCGCTGATCAGAGACCCGCCGTCCTCACAGAGGACCAGCAActcctcccaccagcagtggcTCACCCCAGTTCCCCCTGGGCCCTGGGGtctgagagaggggaggaggcaaCGCCACTCCTCTGATTTCCACCAGGAGCCCCAGGTCCAGGATCCTAAGCACTGGGCATTGGAGAGAAGGGAGCGGGACCAGCTGTGGAGTGGAAGGCGCCACGGCTCTAGGCCGCACGGGCCACCTGCGGCCTGGTCAGACAGAGACAGCCTCAGCGACGGCCCCTTGTCCAGCGGGGCCCACTGGCGGCCAAACCACCCTTCTCTCAGGAGCCGCTATGCAGAGAGACCCCGGTGGCCTAGCCCCCACAAGAGCACGCAGAGGCCCCGGAGGCGAAGGCCCCGCAGCTACTCCCCTCCCCCGCCCTCAAGCCTCAGTTCCTGGAGCTccgaggaggagaaggagaggcAGCCCCAGAGCTGGGCGGCCCACGGCCACAGGTCTCACTCCCCAAACTGGCCAGAGGAGAAGCCACCCAGCTACCGCTCACTGGATGTCATCTCAAGCAAGAATGGCAGGAAAAAAGGGAGTGTGGAGAGGCCTTCG GAGAGAGACAGCTCCCATAGTGGAAGGAGTGTGGTCATTTAG
- the ILDR1 gene encoding immunoglobulin-like domain-containing receptor 1 isoform X5 codes for MGAELPASWLLLFTWLPAGCLSLLVTVQHAERYVTLFASVVLKCDYTTSAQLQDVVVTWRFKSFCKDPIFDYYSASYQAALSLGQDPSNDCNDSQREVRIVAQRRGQNEPVLGVDYRQRKITIQNRADLVINEVMWWDHGVYYCTIEAPGDTSGDPDKEVKLIVLHWLTVLLITLGALLLLALAGVCWCQCCPRYCCCHVRCPCCPARCCCPEEDLSLRSSLPQMPVNQITTHPPVTSGILEYLEKELQNLNAAQPLPPNLRAVAGQPGSMLSSLGSEVVERRIIHLPPLIRDPPSSQRTSNSSHQQWLTPVPPGPWGLREGRRQRHSSDFHQEPQVQDPKHWALERRERDQLWSGRRHGSRPHGPPAAWSDRDSLSDGPLSSGAHWRPNHPSLRSRYAERPRWPSPHKSTQRPRRRRPRSYSPPPPSSLSSWSSEEEKERQPQSWAAHGHRSHSPNWPEEKPPSYRSLDVISSKNGRKKGSVERPSERDSSHSGRSVVI; via the exons ATGGGCGCCGAGCTGCCTGCATCTTGGCTGCTGCTCTTCACCTGGCTCCCGGCAG GGTGCCTGTCCTTGCTGGTGACGGTCCAGCACGCAGAACGCTATGTCACCCTGTTTGCCTCTGTTGTCCTCAAATGTGACTACACCACCTCCGCGCAGCTCCAGGACGTGGTAGTGACGTGGCGCTTCAAGTCCTTCTGCAAGGACCCCATCTTTGACTACTACTCTGCGT CATACCAGGCAGCTTTATCCCTGGGCCAGGACCCATCCAATGACTGCAATGACAGCCAGCGGGAGGTTCGAATCGTCGCCCAGAGGCGGGGGCAGAACGAGCCTGTGCTGGGGGTGGATTACCGGCAGCGCAAGATCACCATCCAGAACC GAGCAGACCTTGTGATTAATGAAGTGATGTGGTGGGACCATGGCGTGTACTATTGTACCATTGAAGCTCCAGGGGACACGTCAGGCGACCCAGATAAGGAGGTGAAGCTCATTGTCCTGC ATTGGCTGACGGTGCTGCTCATCACCTTGGGGGCCCTCCTCCTGCTGGCGCTGGCCGGCGTGTGCTGGTGCCAGTGCTGCCCTCGCTACTGCTGTTGCCACGTGCGCTGCCCGTGCTGCCCCGCCCGCTGCTGCTGCCCCGAGGAAG ATTTGTCCCTGCGATCCAGCCTCCCTCAGATGCCAGTGAACCAGATCACCACTCACCCTCCCGTCACCAGTGGTATCCTGGAGTATTTGGAGAAGGAGCTTCAGAACCTTAACGCAGCCCAGCCACTACCCCCTAACCTCAGAGCTGTAGCTGGCCAACCCGGCAGCATGCTGTCCTCTCTCGGCTCGGAGGTCGTAGAACGCAGGATCATCCACCTGCCCCCGCTGATCAGAGACCCGCCGTCCTCACAGAGGACCAGCAActcctcccaccagcagtggcTCACCCCAGTTCCCCCTGGGCCCTGGGGtctgagagaggggaggaggcaaCGCCACTCCTCTGATTTCCACCAGGAGCCCCAGGTCCAGGATCCTAAGCACTGGGCATTGGAGAGAAGGGAGCGGGACCAGCTGTGGAGTGGAAGGCGCCACGGCTCTAGGCCGCACGGGCCACCTGCGGCCTGGTCAGACAGAGACAGCCTCAGCGACGGCCCCTTGTCCAGCGGGGCCCACTGGCGGCCAAACCACCCTTCTCTCAGGAGCCGCTATGCAGAGAGACCCCGGTGGCCTAGCCCCCACAAGAGCACGCAGAGGCCCCGGAGGCGAAGGCCCCGCAGCTACTCCCCTCCCCCGCCCTCAAGCCTCAGTTCCTGGAGCTccgaggaggagaaggagaggcAGCCCCAGAGCTGGGCGGCCCACGGCCACAGGTCTCACTCCCCAAACTGGCCAGAGGAGAAGCCACCCAGCTACCGCTCACTGGATGTCATCTCAAGCAAGAATGGCAGGAAAAAAGGGAGTGTGGAGAGGCCTTCG GAGAGAGACAGCTCCCATAGTGGAAGGAGTGTGGTCATTTAG
- the ILDR1 gene encoding immunoglobulin-like domain-containing receptor 1 isoform X4, with product MGAELPASWLLLFTWLPAGCLSLLVTVQHAERYVTLFASVVLKCDYTTSAQLQDVVVTWRFKSFCKDPIFDYYSASYQAALSLGQDPSNDCNDSQREVRIVAQRRGQNEPVLGVDYRQRKITIQNRADLVINEVMWWDHGVYYCTIEAPGDTSGDPDKEVKLIVLHWLTVLLITLGALLLLALAGVCWCQCCPRYCCCHVRCPCCPARCCCPEEDLSLRSSLPQMPVNQITTHPPVTSGILEYLEKELQNLNAAQPLPPNLRAVAGQPGSMLSSLGSEVVERRIIHLPPLIRDPPSSQRTSNSSHQQWLTPVPPGPWGLREGRRQRHSSDFHQEPQVQDPKHWALERRERDQLWSGRRHGSRPHGPPAAWSDRDSLSDGPLSSGAHWRPNHPSLRSRYAERPRWPSPHKSTQRPRRRRPRSYSPPPPSSLSSWSSEEEKERQPQSWAAHGHRSHSPNWPEEKPPSYRSLDVISSKNGRKKGSVERPSVSLGHPAEGRAWAERTPESGMVSTDRGHLTCRC from the exons ATGGGCGCCGAGCTGCCTGCATCTTGGCTGCTGCTCTTCACCTGGCTCCCGGCAG GGTGCCTGTCCTTGCTGGTGACGGTCCAGCACGCAGAACGCTATGTCACCCTGTTTGCCTCTGTTGTCCTCAAATGTGACTACACCACCTCCGCGCAGCTCCAGGACGTGGTAGTGACGTGGCGCTTCAAGTCCTTCTGCAAGGACCCCATCTTTGACTACTACTCTGCGT CATACCAGGCAGCTTTATCCCTGGGCCAGGACCCATCCAATGACTGCAATGACAGCCAGCGGGAGGTTCGAATCGTCGCCCAGAGGCGGGGGCAGAACGAGCCTGTGCTGGGGGTGGATTACCGGCAGCGCAAGATCACCATCCAGAACC GAGCAGACCTTGTGATTAATGAAGTGATGTGGTGGGACCATGGCGTGTACTATTGTACCATTGAAGCTCCAGGGGACACGTCAGGCGACCCAGATAAGGAGGTGAAGCTCATTGTCCTGC ATTGGCTGACGGTGCTGCTCATCACCTTGGGGGCCCTCCTCCTGCTGGCGCTGGCCGGCGTGTGCTGGTGCCAGTGCTGCCCTCGCTACTGCTGTTGCCACGTGCGCTGCCCGTGCTGCCCCGCCCGCTGCTGCTGCCCCGAGGAAG ATTTGTCCCTGCGATCCAGCCTCCCTCAGATGCCAGTGAACCAGATCACCACTCACCCTCCCGTCACCAGTGGTATCCTGGAGTATTTGGAGAAGGAGCTTCAGAACCTTAACGCAGCCCAGCCACTACCCCCTAACCTCAGAGCTGTAGCTGGCCAACCCGGCAGCATGCTGTCCTCTCTCGGCTCGGAGGTCGTAGAACGCAGGATCATCCACCTGCCCCCGCTGATCAGAGACCCGCCGTCCTCACAGAGGACCAGCAActcctcccaccagcagtggcTCACCCCAGTTCCCCCTGGGCCCTGGGGtctgagagaggggaggaggcaaCGCCACTCCTCTGATTTCCACCAGGAGCCCCAGGTCCAGGATCCTAAGCACTGGGCATTGGAGAGAAGGGAGCGGGACCAGCTGTGGAGTGGAAGGCGCCACGGCTCTAGGCCGCACGGGCCACCTGCGGCCTGGTCAGACAGAGACAGCCTCAGCGACGGCCCCTTGTCCAGCGGGGCCCACTGGCGGCCAAACCACCCTTCTCTCAGGAGCCGCTATGCAGAGAGACCCCGGTGGCCTAGCCCCCACAAGAGCACGCAGAGGCCCCGGAGGCGAAGGCCCCGCAGCTACTCCCCTCCCCCGCCCTCAAGCCTCAGTTCCTGGAGCTccgaggaggagaaggagaggcAGCCCCAGAGCTGGGCGGCCCACGGCCACAGGTCTCACTCCCCAAACTGGCCAGAGGAGAAGCCACCCAGCTACCGCTCACTGGATGTCATCTCAAGCAAGAATGGCAGGAAAAAAGGGAGTGTGGAGAGGCCTTCGGTGAGCCTGGGTCATCCTGCTGAGGGTCGGGCATGGGCAGAAAGGACCCCTGAGTCAGGCATGGTCAGCACGGACAGAGGCCACCTCACGTGCCGCTGCTGA
- the ILDR1 gene encoding immunoglobulin-like domain-containing receptor 1 isoform X2, which produces MGAELPASWLLLFTWLPAGCLSLLVTVQHAERYVTLFASVVLKCDYTTSAQLQDVVVTWRFKSFCKDPIFDYYSASYQAALSLGQDPSNDCNDSQREVRIVAQRRGQNEPVLGVDYRQRKITIQNRADLVINEVMWWDHGVYYCTIEAPGDTSGDPDKEVKLIVLHWLTVLLITLGALLLLALAGVCWCQCCPRYCCCHVRCPCCPARCCCPEEALARHRYMKQAQALGPQMMEKPLYWGADRSSQVSSYPMNLLLQRDLSLRSSLPQMPVNQITTHPPVTSGILEYLEKELQNLNAAQPLPPNLRAVAGQPGSMLSSLGSEVVERRIIHLPPLIRDPPSSQRTSNSSHQQWLTPVPPGPWGLREGRRQRHSSDFHQEPQVQDPKHWALERRERDQLWSGRRHGSRPHGPPAAWSDRDSLSDGPLSSGAHWRPNHPSLRSRYAERPRWPSPHKSTQRPRRRRPRSYSPPPPSSLSSWSSEEEKERQPQSWAAHGHRSHSPNWPEEKPPSYRSLDVISSKNGRKKGSVERPSVFLQQALDKFDCPISLLSFVSENTHPTAF; this is translated from the exons ATGGGCGCCGAGCTGCCTGCATCTTGGCTGCTGCTCTTCACCTGGCTCCCGGCAG GGTGCCTGTCCTTGCTGGTGACGGTCCAGCACGCAGAACGCTATGTCACCCTGTTTGCCTCTGTTGTCCTCAAATGTGACTACACCACCTCCGCGCAGCTCCAGGACGTGGTAGTGACGTGGCGCTTCAAGTCCTTCTGCAAGGACCCCATCTTTGACTACTACTCTGCGT CATACCAGGCAGCTTTATCCCTGGGCCAGGACCCATCCAATGACTGCAATGACAGCCAGCGGGAGGTTCGAATCGTCGCCCAGAGGCGGGGGCAGAACGAGCCTGTGCTGGGGGTGGATTACCGGCAGCGCAAGATCACCATCCAGAACC GAGCAGACCTTGTGATTAATGAAGTGATGTGGTGGGACCATGGCGTGTACTATTGTACCATTGAAGCTCCAGGGGACACGTCAGGCGACCCAGATAAGGAGGTGAAGCTCATTGTCCTGC ATTGGCTGACGGTGCTGCTCATCACCTTGGGGGCCCTCCTCCTGCTGGCGCTGGCCGGCGTGTGCTGGTGCCAGTGCTGCCCTCGCTACTGCTGTTGCCACGTGCGCTGCCCGTGCTGCCCCGCCCGCTGCTGCTGCCCCGAGGAAG ccctggcccGCCACCGATACATGAAGCAGGCTCAGGCCCTAGGCCCTCAGATGATGGAAAAACCCCTATACTGGGGGGCAGACAGGAGCTCCCAGGTTTCATCTTATCCAATGAACCTGCTGCTGCAGCGAG ATTTGTCCCTGCGATCCAGCCTCCCTCAGATGCCAGTGAACCAGATCACCACTCACCCTCCCGTCACCAGTGGTATCCTGGAGTATTTGGAGAAGGAGCTTCAGAACCTTAACGCAGCCCAGCCACTACCCCCTAACCTCAGAGCTGTAGCTGGCCAACCCGGCAGCATGCTGTCCTCTCTCGGCTCGGAGGTCGTAGAACGCAGGATCATCCACCTGCCCCCGCTGATCAGAGACCCGCCGTCCTCACAGAGGACCAGCAActcctcccaccagcagtggcTCACCCCAGTTCCCCCTGGGCCCTGGGGtctgagagaggggaggaggcaaCGCCACTCCTCTGATTTCCACCAGGAGCCCCAGGTCCAGGATCCTAAGCACTGGGCATTGGAGAGAAGGGAGCGGGACCAGCTGTGGAGTGGAAGGCGCCACGGCTCTAGGCCGCACGGGCCACCTGCGGCCTGGTCAGACAGAGACAGCCTCAGCGACGGCCCCTTGTCCAGCGGGGCCCACTGGCGGCCAAACCACCCTTCTCTCAGGAGCCGCTATGCAGAGAGACCCCGGTGGCCTAGCCCCCACAAGAGCACGCAGAGGCCCCGGAGGCGAAGGCCCCGCAGCTACTCCCCTCCCCCGCCCTCAAGCCTCAGTTCCTGGAGCTccgaggaggagaaggagaggcAGCCCCAGAGCTGGGCGGCCCACGGCCACAGGTCTCACTCCCCAAACTGGCCAGAGGAGAAGCCACCCAGCTACCGCTCACTGGATGTCATCTCAAGCAAGAATGGCAGGAAAAAAGGGAGTGTGGAGAGGCCTTCG GTTTTTCTTCAGCAAGCCCTGGACAAGTTCGACTGCCCCATTTCATTGCTTTCCTTTGTGTCAGAGAACACTCATCCCACAGCATTTTGA
- the ILDR1 gene encoding immunoglobulin-like domain-containing receptor 1 isoform X1, with amino-acid sequence MGAELPASWLLLFTWLPAGCLSLLVTVQHAERYVTLFASVVLKCDYTTSAQLQDVVVTWRFKSFCKDPIFDYYSASYQAALSLGQDPSNDCNDSQREVRIVAQRRGQNEPVLGVDYRQRKITIQNRADLVINEVMWWDHGVYYCTIEAPGDTSGDPDKEVKLIVLHWLTVLLITLGALLLLALAGVCWCQCCPRYCCCHVRCPCCPARCCCPEEALARHRYMKQAQALGPQMMEKPLYWGADRSSQVSSYPMNLLLQRDLSLRSSLPQMPVNQITTHPPVTSGILEYLEKELQNLNAAQPLPPNLRAVAGQPGSMLSSLGSEVVERRIIHLPPLIRDPPSSQRTSNSSHQQWLTPVPPGPWGLREGRRQRHSSDFHQEPQVQDPKHWALERRERDQLWSGRRHGSRPHGPPAAWSDRDSLSDGPLSSGAHWRPNHPSLRSRYAERPRWPSPHKSTQRPRRRRPRSYSPPPPSSLSSWSSEEEKERQPQSWAAHGHRSHSPNWPEEKPPSYRSLDVISSKNGRKKGSVERPSVSLGHPAEGRAWAERTPESGMVSTDRGHLTCRC; translated from the exons ATGGGCGCCGAGCTGCCTGCATCTTGGCTGCTGCTCTTCACCTGGCTCCCGGCAG GGTGCCTGTCCTTGCTGGTGACGGTCCAGCACGCAGAACGCTATGTCACCCTGTTTGCCTCTGTTGTCCTCAAATGTGACTACACCACCTCCGCGCAGCTCCAGGACGTGGTAGTGACGTGGCGCTTCAAGTCCTTCTGCAAGGACCCCATCTTTGACTACTACTCTGCGT CATACCAGGCAGCTTTATCCCTGGGCCAGGACCCATCCAATGACTGCAATGACAGCCAGCGGGAGGTTCGAATCGTCGCCCAGAGGCGGGGGCAGAACGAGCCTGTGCTGGGGGTGGATTACCGGCAGCGCAAGATCACCATCCAGAACC GAGCAGACCTTGTGATTAATGAAGTGATGTGGTGGGACCATGGCGTGTACTATTGTACCATTGAAGCTCCAGGGGACACGTCAGGCGACCCAGATAAGGAGGTGAAGCTCATTGTCCTGC ATTGGCTGACGGTGCTGCTCATCACCTTGGGGGCCCTCCTCCTGCTGGCGCTGGCCGGCGTGTGCTGGTGCCAGTGCTGCCCTCGCTACTGCTGTTGCCACGTGCGCTGCCCGTGCTGCCCCGCCCGCTGCTGCTGCCCCGAGGAAG ccctggcccGCCACCGATACATGAAGCAGGCTCAGGCCCTAGGCCCTCAGATGATGGAAAAACCCCTATACTGGGGGGCAGACAGGAGCTCCCAGGTTTCATCTTATCCAATGAACCTGCTGCTGCAGCGAG ATTTGTCCCTGCGATCCAGCCTCCCTCAGATGCCAGTGAACCAGATCACCACTCACCCTCCCGTCACCAGTGGTATCCTGGAGTATTTGGAGAAGGAGCTTCAGAACCTTAACGCAGCCCAGCCACTACCCCCTAACCTCAGAGCTGTAGCTGGCCAACCCGGCAGCATGCTGTCCTCTCTCGGCTCGGAGGTCGTAGAACGCAGGATCATCCACCTGCCCCCGCTGATCAGAGACCCGCCGTCCTCACAGAGGACCAGCAActcctcccaccagcagtggcTCACCCCAGTTCCCCCTGGGCCCTGGGGtctgagagaggggaggaggcaaCGCCACTCCTCTGATTTCCACCAGGAGCCCCAGGTCCAGGATCCTAAGCACTGGGCATTGGAGAGAAGGGAGCGGGACCAGCTGTGGAGTGGAAGGCGCCACGGCTCTAGGCCGCACGGGCCACCTGCGGCCTGGTCAGACAGAGACAGCCTCAGCGACGGCCCCTTGTCCAGCGGGGCCCACTGGCGGCCAAACCACCCTTCTCTCAGGAGCCGCTATGCAGAGAGACCCCGGTGGCCTAGCCCCCACAAGAGCACGCAGAGGCCCCGGAGGCGAAGGCCCCGCAGCTACTCCCCTCCCCCGCCCTCAAGCCTCAGTTCCTGGAGCTccgaggaggagaaggagaggcAGCCCCAGAGCTGGGCGGCCCACGGCCACAGGTCTCACTCCCCAAACTGGCCAGAGGAGAAGCCACCCAGCTACCGCTCACTGGATGTCATCTCAAGCAAGAATGGCAGGAAAAAAGGGAGTGTGGAGAGGCCTTCGGTGAGCCTGGGTCATCCTGCTGAGGGTCGGGCATGGGCAGAAAGGACCCCTGAGTCAGGCATGGTCAGCACGGACAGAGGCCACCTCACGTGCCGCTGCTGA